In Nicotiana tabacum cultivar K326 chromosome 2, ASM71507v2, whole genome shotgun sequence, the following proteins share a genomic window:
- the LOC107771473 gene encoding protein BIG GRAIN 1-like A: MSSWEKPIIRKERLQQRRKTPSFSSSLLEAIYQSIDESKEEEEKRQEENHVPNKRNNTVESEQEITSLRRAILIEKWMESYKYTQSSGHFSSDSSSSTDSSMFSSSETESASRSTSKSALFQTLPKPTRQVREILVRSEKVVTLSAETTPKCEGGRFMRTKTRALKIYGDLKKVKQPISPGGKIANFLNSIFNSRNMKKNHHHHHHHNQQGMEDWSSVRKSRSVNDLSSTVTCSLASSSSCLNKSTPSSTRGKSKRSVRFCPVSVIVDEDCQPCGHKSIYKNEEPRNWHVPKVGSFRNFEGKHINKNQYRGFYESEEEEDDDGRSCASSDLFELENIGMISHVHATRNELPVYGTTSLKMNQAIARGLVM; this comes from the coding sequence ATGTCTTCTTGGGAAAAACCTATAATAAGAAAGGAAAGGCTTCAGCAAAGGCGAAAAACGCCATCGTTTTCTTCCTCTTTGCTCGAAGCCATTTACCAATCCATTGATgaatccaaagaagaagaagaaaaacgtCAAGAAGAAAACCATGTTCCGAATAAAAGGAACAATACTGTGGAATCTGAACAAGAAATTACTAGTCTTCGACGAGCAATCTTGATCGAGAAATGGATGGAAAGTTACAAGTATACTCAAAGCTCAGGACACTTTAGTTCCGATTCAAGTTCATCAACTGACTCAAGCATGTTTTCATCCTCAGAAACTGAGTCAGCTTCAAGATCTACCTCTAAGTCAGCACTTTTTCAGACATTGCCAAAACCAACAAGACAAGTTCGTGAAATACTTGTTCGATCAGAAAAGGTTGTTACATTGTCTGCAGAGACAACTCCAAAATGTGAAGGAGGAAGGTTTATGAGAACAAAAACAAGAGCCTTGAAAATTTATGGTGACTTGAAAAAGGTGAAACAACCTATTTCACCAGGTGGGAAAATAGCAAACTTCTTGAATTCGATATTCAATTCAAGAAATATGAAGAaaaaccaccaccaccaccaccaccacaacCAACAAGGTATGGAAGATTGGAGTTCGGTGAGGAAATCAAGATCTGTGAATGACTTAAGTAGTACTGTGACATGTTCATTGGCTTCAAGTTCTTCTTGCTTAAACAAAAGTACCCCTTCTTCGACGAGAGGTAAATCGAAAAGATCAGTTAGATTTTGCCCTGTTAGTGTAATTGTTGATGAAGATTGTCAACCTTGTGGACACAAGAGTATATACAAGAATGAGGAACCAAGAAATTGGCATGTTCCTAAAGTAGGGAGCTTCAGAAACTTCGAGGGAAAACACATAAACAAGAATCAATACAGAGGATTTTACGAaagtgaagaggaagaagatgatgatggtAGGAGTTGTGCAAGTTCTGATTTGTTTGAACTTGAGAATATTGGCATGATTAGTCATGTTCATGCAACTAGAAATGAGTTGCCTGTGTATGGAACTACTAGTTTGAAAATGAATCAAGCAATTGCTAGGGGTTTAGTTATGTGA
- the LOC107771476 gene encoding RING-H2 finger protein ATL52-like codes for MPEAPISSPNNSPQKPNLHILYYGLAIVGTTAVLLGIYNLLLMRWRSHENNRRNNMGGAADNNNNQSSLEQTNSSRISDLSLLSSFRYKKGGDNNINNDQECAVCLSAFEEGEEVRELPRCMHSFHVSCIDMWLYSHLDCPLCRSPVEPLVLRRNIFTMQEDNSPEGLLV; via the coding sequence ATGCCAGAAGCTCCAATATCTTCACCAAATAATTCTCCACAAAAACCAAACTTGCACATATTATATTACGGCCTCGCCATAGTCGGAACCACCGCCGTTTTGCTCGGCATCTACAACCTCCTCCTCATGCGGTGGCGCAGTCATGAAAACAACCGCCGGAATAATATGGGAGGAGCTgctgataataataataatcagtcGTCACTTGAACAAACTAATTCCAGCCGAATTTCTGATCTGAGCTTATTGTCAAGCTTTAGGTACAAAAAAGGAGGagataataatattaataatgaTCAAGAATGTGCGGTTTGTTTGTCAGCatttgaagaaggagaagaagtgaGAGAGCTACCGAGATGTATGCACTCTTTTCATGTTTCGTGTATTGATATGTGGCTTTATTCTCACTTGGATTGCCCCCTTTGTCGTTCGCCGGTGGAGCCGCTGGTGCTTCGCCGGAATATTTTCACAATGCAAGAGGATAATTCTCCAGAAGGATTGCTAGTTTAA